In Luteitalea sp. TBR-22, one genomic interval encodes:
- a CDS encoding ABC transporter ATP-binding protein → MIELRGVSKTVDSGGSPLTILHPLDLTIPAGRTLAIVGPSGSGKSTLLGLMAGLDAPSTGEIVIDGTTITTLGEDALARLRGRLIGFVFQFFHLMPSLTAFENVLVPMELAGVRDAHARATRLLHEVGLDARVHHYPSQLSGGEQQRVALARALANEPKVLLADEPTGNLDSANGQHVVDLLLDVNRARGTTLVLVTHDRELAARADVQIVMRDGRVVERIEREDGRAALVGAGTSAHPGEGR, encoded by the coding sequence ATGATCGAACTGCGTGGCGTGTCGAAGACGGTGGACAGCGGCGGCTCGCCGCTGACCATCCTCCATCCCCTGGATCTCACCATTCCGGCTGGCCGCACCCTGGCCATCGTCGGCCCCTCGGGCAGCGGCAAGAGCACGCTGCTCGGCCTGATGGCCGGCCTCGACGCGCCGTCGACCGGGGAGATCGTCATCGACGGCACGACGATCACGACGCTCGGCGAGGACGCGCTCGCCCGCCTCCGCGGCCGGCTGATCGGCTTCGTGTTCCAGTTCTTCCACCTGATGCCGTCGCTCACCGCCTTCGAGAACGTGCTGGTGCCGATGGAACTGGCCGGCGTGCGCGATGCCCATGCCCGCGCGACCCGCCTGCTGCACGAGGTCGGCCTCGATGCGCGGGTGCACCACTATCCCTCGCAGCTCTCCGGCGGCGAGCAGCAGCGGGTCGCCCTGGCGCGGGCGCTGGCCAACGAACCGAAGGTGCTCCTGGCCGACGAGCCGACGGGGAACCTCGACTCGGCCAACGGCCAGCACGTCGTGGACCTGTTGCTCGACGTCAACCGCGCGCGTGGGACGACGCTGGTGCTGGTCACGCACGACCGGGAACTCGCCGCGCGCGCCGACGTGCAGATCGTCATGCGCGACGGACGCGTCGTCGAGCGGATCGAACGGGAGGATGGCCGGGCTGCCCTGGTGGGTGCCGGCACGTCCGCGCATCCGGGCGAGGGGCGCTGA
- a CDS encoding arylesterase has translation MRRRAFLGLSLVALAAGCAREAAPERTAEAPAAPPSAAPPPTASRPRVVALGDSLTAGLGLTPEQAWPTLVQQKIDKAGLDVEVVNAGVSGDTTAGGLRRLDWALDGDVRVLVLELGANDGLRGLPVGQMKENLSQMIRTAQARHISVLLCGMEAPPNFGPAYTREFRQAFRDLADEHDVAFLPFFLDGVAGNAGLNQADGIHPNEEGTRRVADLVWRALQPLLTRALATS, from the coding sequence GTGCGGCGTCGCGCCTTCCTCGGGCTGTCCCTCGTCGCGCTGGCCGCCGGGTGCGCGCGTGAGGCCGCGCCCGAACGCACCGCCGAGGCGCCGGCCGCCCCGCCGTCGGCGGCGCCGCCGCCGACCGCCTCCCGCCCGCGCGTCGTCGCGCTCGGCGACAGCCTCACCGCCGGCCTCGGCCTCACCCCCGAGCAGGCCTGGCCGACGCTGGTGCAGCAGAAGATCGACAAGGCCGGCCTCGACGTCGAGGTGGTCAACGCGGGCGTCTCGGGCGACACGACAGCGGGCGGCCTCCGTCGCCTCGACTGGGCCCTCGACGGCGACGTGCGCGTCCTCGTCCTCGAACTCGGCGCCAACGACGGGCTCCGCGGCCTGCCGGTGGGGCAGATGAAGGAGAACCTGTCGCAGATGATCCGCACGGCTCAGGCGCGCCACATCAGCGTGCTGCTCTGCGGCATGGAAGCGCCGCCCAACTTCGGTCCGGCGTACACGCGCGAGTTCAGGCAGGCGTTCCGCGATCTGGCCGACGAGCACGACGTCGCCTTCCTGCCGTTCTTCCTCGACGGCGTCGCCGGCAACGCCGGGCTCAACCAGGCCGACGGCATCCATCCCAACGAGGAGGGCACGCGGCGCGTGGCCGATCTCGTGTGGCGCGCGCTGCAGCCGCTGCTGACCCGCGCCCTGGCAACCTCATGA
- a CDS encoding TonB-dependent siderophore receptor, producing the protein MRSVAAVLVVLGAAGATGALAQTPAPASPVPALDERVVVTGTAAPVSAGAVGRTLAIVTADDLQRLPVASVTDALRLLPGVWVRQRGPFGSQTDISIRGASFGQTLVLIDGVRVNDPQTGHHNGDLPVALEDIARIELLAGAGSSLHGADAVGGVINIITRREASAPTARLAAGQYDLVQGAVAWRPATMGVFQGASASVDRSSGFAPARDFVHQQVRADFRFGRTTLAVSHLDKDFGAAGYYGPAPSQEWTTQTLVAARHQRPLTGAWSVTGDAWYRTHGDEFLYDPRVLGARANEHRTHVVGGGLRVGGRLSSSLRLTTGVEATGDWLRSWSLGDREEARVSGFGELEARVGRLLLYPSARVDAYTTFGSAFSPSLAVALPVRPRVKWRASVGKAFRVPTFTERFYTDPNHRANEALRPEQGWTADTGLDTYLGGTWVATVTGFVRRERDVIDWVRPDATVRWRTENIRDVRSHGFEAFARGQAGPLALGAQYTFTRVETDRLAGLSKYVDDYAPHGVGGDVSLALPWRLSTAARLEHRRPYGREAWTTVDLRVSRPIRRVTAFVEMANVGDAQYQEIRGVAMPGRWARAGITVK; encoded by the coding sequence GTGAGATCCGTTGCCGCCGTGCTGGTGGTGCTCGGCGCTGCGGGAGCGACCGGGGCCCTGGCCCAGACACCTGCCCCCGCCTCTCCCGTGCCGGCCCTCGACGAACGGGTGGTGGTCACCGGCACCGCCGCCCCGGTCTCGGCCGGCGCCGTCGGCCGGACGCTCGCCATCGTCACCGCCGACGACCTGCAGCGGTTGCCCGTGGCCTCGGTCACCGACGCGCTCCGCCTGCTGCCCGGCGTGTGGGTGCGTCAGCGCGGGCCGTTCGGCTCGCAGACCGACATCAGCATCCGCGGCGCGTCGTTCGGCCAGACGCTGGTCCTGATCGACGGCGTGCGTGTGAACGATCCCCAGACCGGCCACCACAACGGCGACCTGCCGGTCGCGCTCGAAGACATCGCGCGCATCGAGTTGCTCGCCGGCGCGGGTTCGTCGCTGCACGGCGCCGACGCCGTGGGCGGCGTCATCAACATCATCACCAGACGCGAAGCCTCGGCGCCGACCGCCCGGCTGGCCGCCGGCCAGTACGACCTGGTGCAGGGGGCGGTCGCGTGGCGCCCGGCGACCATGGGGGTGTTCCAGGGGGCGAGCGCCTCGGTGGATCGGTCGTCGGGGTTCGCGCCGGCGCGCGACTTCGTCCACCAGCAGGTGCGGGCCGATTTCCGCTTCGGCCGCACCACGCTGGCGGTCTCGCATCTGGACAAGGACTTCGGCGCGGCCGGCTACTACGGCCCGGCGCCGTCGCAGGAATGGACGACCCAGACGCTGGTGGCCGCCCGCCACCAGCGCCCGCTCACCGGGGCCTGGTCGGTGACCGGCGACGCCTGGTACCGGACGCACGGCGACGAGTTCCTCTACGACCCGCGCGTCCTCGGCGCGCGCGCCAACGAGCACCGCACGCACGTCGTCGGTGGCGGCCTGCGCGTCGGCGGGCGTCTCTCGTCGTCGCTGCGCCTGACGACCGGCGTCGAGGCCACCGGCGACTGGCTCCGGTCGTGGTCGCTCGGCGACCGTGAAGAGGCCCGGGTGAGCGGCTTCGGCGAACTGGAGGCCCGCGTCGGGCGTCTTCTCCTGTACCCGAGCGCGCGCGTCGACGCCTACACGACGTTCGGCTCGGCCTTCAGTCCGTCGCTGGCCGTGGCCCTGCCGGTCAGGCCGCGGGTCAAGTGGCGGGCCAGCGTGGGCAAGGCCTTCCGCGTGCCGACCTTCACCGAGCGCTTCTACACCGACCCCAACCACCGCGCCAACGAGGCGCTGCGGCCCGAGCAGGGCTGGACGGCGGATACGGGCCTGGACACGTACCTCGGTGGGACCTGGGTGGCCACGGTCACCGGCTTCGTGAGGCGCGAGCGCGACGTGATCGACTGGGTGCGGCCCGACGCGACGGTGCGGTGGCGCACCGAGAACATCCGCGATGTCCGCAGCCATGGCTTCGAGGCGTTCGCGCGGGGCCAGGCGGGGCCCCTGGCGCTCGGCGCGCAGTACACGTTCACCCGGGTCGAGACCGATCGGCTCGCCGGGCTGTCGAAGTACGTGGACGACTATGCGCCGCACGGTGTCGGCGGCGACGTGAGCCTGGCGCTGCCGTGGCGCCTGTCGACCGCCGCCCGGCTCGAGCACCGGCGCCCGTACGGTCGCGAGGCGTGGACCACGGTCGACCTGCGTGTCTCGCGCCCGATCCGGCGCGTGACGGCATTCGTCGAGATGGCCAACGTCGGCGATGCGCAGTATCAGGAGATCCGCGGCGTGGCGATGCCGGGCCGATGGGCGAGGGCGGGCATCACGGTGAAGTGA